The proteins below are encoded in one region of Vogesella indigofera:
- a CDS encoding Y-family DNA polymerase, which translates to MPLFALVDGNSFYASCERVFRPDLEGKPIVVLSNNDGCVVARSAEAKMLGIKGFLPYFQIADLCRRHGVAVFSSNYALYGDMSARMMQVIGRWGLEQEVYSIDESFITLDGIPTLRDYATRLRADVLQRVGIPTCVGIGSSKTLAKLANHVGKVFPKARGVFAWDWLAPEWQDKLMARIAVGEVWGIGRRLTEQFANMGIHTALDLKHADPKMIRRQFSVVIERTVAELNGISCLSLEDVSPAKQQIIASRSFGQLVTDFDTLASSLTHHACRAAEKLRRQHSEARLVAVNIHTNRFRVQDPQYNGWLVVPLVHPSSDSVVITSAAMAGLQQMYREGYHYKKAGIVLMEISEAGREQRDLFTPLPDPRRTALMSTMDRINREYGRGTLRLGSEGIRKDWAMRQEKRSPCWTTRWDELIRVR; encoded by the coding sequence ATGCCACTTTTTGCACTGGTCGATGGCAACAGCTTTTACGCCAGCTGTGAACGGGTCTTTCGGCCGGACCTGGAGGGTAAGCCCATCGTCGTGTTGAGTAACAACGATGGCTGTGTGGTCGCACGCAGCGCCGAAGCCAAGATGTTGGGAATCAAGGGCTTTCTGCCTTACTTCCAGATCGCCGACCTGTGCCGCCGGCACGGGGTGGCTGTGTTTTCGAGCAATTACGCGCTGTATGGCGACATGTCGGCCCGGATGATGCAGGTAATCGGCCGCTGGGGGCTCGAACAGGAGGTCTACAGCATTGACGAGTCCTTCATTACGCTGGACGGCATCCCGACATTACGTGACTACGCAACTCGTCTGCGAGCGGATGTGTTGCAGCGGGTAGGCATCCCTACTTGTGTCGGCATCGGATCCAGCAAGACCCTGGCCAAACTCGCCAACCACGTCGGCAAAGTGTTTCCCAAGGCCAGGGGTGTGTTTGCCTGGGACTGGCTGGCGCCCGAGTGGCAAGACAAGCTGATGGCCCGCATTGCGGTCGGCGAAGTGTGGGGAATCGGTCGTCGTCTCACGGAACAGTTTGCCAACATGGGCATTCATACGGCTCTCGATTTGAAACATGCAGACCCAAAGATGATTCGACGGCAGTTCAGTGTGGTGATTGAACGAACTGTGGCTGAGCTGAACGGGATCAGTTGCCTGTCACTGGAGGATGTCTCCCCGGCAAAGCAACAGATTATCGCTAGCCGTAGTTTTGGCCAGCTGGTCACCGACTTCGACACGCTGGCCAGCAGCCTGACCCACCATGCATGCCGGGCCGCTGAGAAACTTCGGCGACAACACAGTGAGGCGCGGCTGGTGGCCGTCAACATTCATACCAACCGTTTTCGTGTACAGGATCCACAGTACAACGGCTGGCTGGTTGTGCCATTGGTTCATCCTTCTTCCGATAGCGTCGTCATTACAAGTGCGGCCATGGCTGGCTTGCAGCAGATGTATCGCGAGGGCTACCACTACAAGAAGGCTGGCATCGTACTGATGGAAATTAGCGAAGCCGGCAGGGAGCAGCGTGACCTGTTCACCCCATTGCCGGATCCGCGCCGCACAGCCCTCATGTCCACCATGGATCGCATCAATCGAGAGTACGGTCGCGGAACATTGCGGCTAGGAAGTGAGGGCATCAGGAAGGACTGGGCGATGCGGCAAGAAAAAAGGTCCCCATGCTGGACAACCCGTTGGGATGAGCTCATCAGGGTTCGCTAG
- a CDS encoding LexA family protein has translation MITAFFAPTTQPSKLTIPVYGSTVPAGFPSPADDYLETRLDLNDLLVHDPAATFMVRVCGDSMSGAGISSDDVLVIDRSIEPVSGHIVLAIVDGEFTVKRLRKQNGHIFLLPENPAYPPIELQDGQELQIWGVVTGCVKSFL, from the coding sequence ATGATTACCGCTTTCTTTGCCCCGACCACGCAACCATCCAAACTGACGATCCCGGTCTACGGCTCAACGGTGCCGGCAGGCTTCCCTTCCCCTGCCGATGACTATCTGGAAACCCGCCTCGACCTGAATGACTTGCTGGTGCACGACCCCGCCGCTACCTTCATGGTGCGTGTCTGTGGTGACAGCATGAGTGGCGCGGGCATCAGCAGCGATGACGTACTGGTCATTGATCGCAGCATCGAACCGGTCAGTGGCCACATTGTGCTAGCCATCGTGGATGGCGAGTTCACGGTCAAGCGACTGCGGAAACAGAATGGGCACATCTTCTTGCTACCGGAAAACCCGGCCTACCCGCCCATCGAACTGCAGGATGGCCAGGAGCTGCAGATCTGGGGCGTCGTTACCGGCTGCGTGAAATCGTTCCTGTAG
- a CDS encoding SOS response-associated peptidase family protein: MCVNFIPPTRQQLTEYFHVDPPEEEWKSDIWQDYRAPLIIDTGTGAFTFMASYGFIPKAHLPPGRRFTTMNARAETVGQLHSYKSAWHQCQLCLVPMQAFVEPCYETGKNVWTRIGLANGEPFAVAGMWRGWQERDGSTSYSFTQLTINADDHPLMKRMHKPGDEKRSLVIIPQEQCANWLQCRSQEVARSFLTSFPADQMAIQG, encoded by the coding sequence ATGTGTGTGAACTTCATTCCGCCCACCCGCCAGCAGCTGACCGAGTATTTCCACGTCGACCCACCCGAGGAAGAGTGGAAGTCCGATATCTGGCAGGATTACCGCGCCCCCTTGATCATTGATACCGGGACGGGGGCATTCACCTTTATGGCCTCGTACGGCTTCATCCCGAAAGCTCACCTCCCGCCAGGCCGGCGCTTTACCACCATGAATGCTCGTGCGGAAACCGTCGGACAGCTGCATAGCTACAAGTCTGCCTGGCACCAATGCCAGCTATGCCTGGTGCCGATGCAGGCTTTTGTCGAGCCCTGCTACGAAACCGGAAAGAATGTCTGGACCAGGATCGGGCTGGCAAACGGCGAACCCTTTGCCGTTGCCGGAATGTGGCGTGGCTGGCAGGAGAGAGATGGCTCGACCAGCTACAGTTTTACGCAGCTGACGATCAATGCTGATGACCACCCGTTGATGAAGCGTATGCACAAGCCGGGAGACGAGAAGCGTAGCTTGGTGATTATTCCGCAGGAGCAGTGCGCCAACTGGCTGCAGTGCCGGAGCCAGGAAGTCGCCAGATCGTTTCTAACGAGCTTCCCGGCAGATCAGATGGCAATCCAGGGGTGA
- a CDS encoding endonuclease, with product MRAILAITMLSLSLSGCLDNNELATKTAKVIGHIATSLDQPPSQENPQSETVTLVSGKGDVGHRDFNAAKKVLPRVFAGMEVDFYCGCAYSGKTVDLDSCGYVPRKNATRAGRIEWEHVVPASHLGSQRQCWQNGGRKNCTATDTLFAQMEGDLNNLVPAVGEVNGDRGNLSYGAWTRNPTPVYGQCQSLPDFKLKRFQPREELRGRAARISLYMHQRYNLKMSNQDKQLWCAWAKSYPVDDWELRRDERIIKLQGEGNALVNDPGKLVELCG from the coding sequence ATGCGCGCCATCCTTGCCATCACGATGCTCTCCTTGTCATTGAGTGGTTGCCTCGACAACAACGAGCTAGCCACCAAAACGGCCAAGGTGATCGGACATATCGCGACCAGCCTTGACCAGCCGCCCTCGCAAGAGAACCCGCAAAGTGAGACCGTCACACTGGTCAGTGGTAAGGGAGATGTTGGCCACCGTGACTTCAATGCAGCCAAGAAAGTACTGCCCCGGGTCTTTGCCGGCATGGAAGTCGACTTCTACTGTGGCTGTGCCTATAGCGGCAAAACAGTCGACCTGGACAGCTGTGGTTATGTCCCGCGCAAGAATGCAACACGCGCCGGTCGCATCGAATGGGAACATGTGGTACCGGCATCGCACCTCGGCTCACAACGACAGTGTTGGCAGAATGGTGGCCGGAAGAACTGCACGGCGACTGACACCCTGTTCGCGCAAATGGAGGGGGACCTCAACAACCTGGTCCCGGCGGTCGGTGAAGTTAACGGGGACCGCGGCAACCTTTCGTATGGCGCTTGGACGCGAAACCCAACCCCGGTTTACGGGCAGTGCCAAAGCCTGCCTGACTTCAAACTCAAACGATTCCAGCCACGCGAAGAATTGCGTGGCCGTGCGGCTCGGATCAGTCTCTATATGCATCAGCGCTACAACCTGAAAATGAGCAATCAGGATAAACAGCTGTGGTGTGCGTGGGCGAAGAGCTATCCAGTCGACGACTGGGAACTGCGCCGTGACGAACGCATCATCAAGCTACAGGGTGAAGGTAACGCGCTGGTTAATGACCCCGGCAAGCTTGTGGAACTATGTGGTTAA
- a CDS encoding helix-turn-helix domain-containing protein — protein sequence MTADHSDVLDPRAIRWKLGMTQVEFWTGIGVTQSSGSRYESGYAMPRPTGELLRLVYIEGIDVSQLTKMDFEIAQFIKQDHLDLYHTLQSELRSKSATTL from the coding sequence GTGACAGCCGACCATTCCGACGTATTAGATCCCCGCGCCATTCGCTGGAAACTCGGCATGACTCAAGTTGAATTCTGGACCGGCATTGGCGTTACCCAGTCCAGTGGCTCACGCTACGAGTCTGGCTACGCGATGCCCAGACCGACTGGTGAGCTGCTCCGTCTTGTCTACATCGAGGGAATTGATGTCTCCCAACTGACCAAGATGGACTTCGAGATCGCACAATTCATCAAGCAAGATCATCTTGATCTGTACCACACCCTGCAGAGCGAGCTAAGAAGCAAGTCCGCCACTACCCTCTGA
- a CDS encoding helix-turn-helix domain-containing protein yields the protein MSLHSPLPLRLKEARIRKNLTQQQLGALLGLEQNNASARMNQYERGKHTPDFDTLKRIAHILDVPVAYFYCEDKLEAEILEAMHRLQPEQKQALLAFIETLKT from the coding sequence ATGTCTCTGCACAGCCCACTTCCCCTGCGCCTGAAAGAGGCGCGTATTCGCAAAAATTTAACCCAACAGCAACTTGGCGCGCTGTTGGGCCTGGAGCAGAACAATGCGAGCGCACGCATGAACCAGTACGAGCGAGGCAAACACACACCTGACTTCGATACTCTCAAGCGTATCGCTCACATTCTTGACGTACCTGTTGCCTACTTTTATTGCGAAGACAAGCTAGAGGCAGAGATTTTGGAAGCCATGCACCGACTACAACCAGAGCAGAAACAGGCCCTACTGGCATTCATCGAAACCCTCAAAACATAA
- a CDS encoding transposase has protein sequence MKNSYPNHLKIEVLQYLEKVGSIAKVSRKYGVHPSTVYGWKYIGLREFLRREPRAQASSKLNSSDLAHRVKQLEQENAVLREAAKLYFKYA, from the coding sequence ATGAAAAACTCATATCCGAACCATCTCAAGATTGAAGTGCTTCAGTATCTGGAGAAGGTCGGCAGCATCGCGAAGGTGTCACGCAAATACGGGGTACACCCTTCAACTGTGTATGGGTGGAAATACATCGGTCTCCGAGAGTTTCTCCGGCGGGAGCCTAGGGCCCAGGCTAGCAGCAAGCTAAACTCGTCAGACTTGGCACATCGAGTGAAGCAACTGGAGCAGGAAAATGCTGTGTTGCGAGAGGCCGCAAAGTTGTACTTTAAGTATGCCTGA
- a CDS encoding integrase, producing the protein MADNIIHFTPKAGLDAEGNLAGFIDVCRHQLTVFGTDMAFDDMTWDVTDACARKGLGAKRERITFCTQDSIGSATPEPLPIPFMDFAKAYIRYMQGLRPVVGLGPRVAALRALAAALTEHGESLSPVKVDTGILNRAAQLIRAHFSESAAYRNGSQLELIAKFMAEHNLISTPLRWRNPIPRPQEGARIGTEFDLKRAEKMPSQAALDALPKIFCNAREPADILISAVAAILCASPDRINEVLLLPLDCEVTQHRSERKEEAYGLRWWPAKGANPMVKWVVPSMAGVVKAALDRIRRCTNVARQVAIWYENNPGHLYLPEKLSHLREQELLSMHEVANILWGYDETKGSAITWCRANEIQLTRLGKALFARFSAVEDAVIRQIPRGFPYLNWAQGLKYSEALLVVPLNFFHSRKATYIPLIEPVVIQHINDALGTRIEHGLASIFANFGFTEDDGSPIRVTTHQFRHYLNTLAQAGGLSQLDIAKWSGRKDIHQNEAYDHVSANQMVMIIRKAVGDEELAYGPLASLPKYLPIARDEFARLKIQTAHTTDLGYCIHDYSMMPCQVHRDCINCEEHACVKGDEGKLAYLRLQLDEARQLLLKAQDAAKNGYVGGDRWMQHHQLTVNRLEQLHGIMRNPAVPVGAIIQLANVRSPSLLEQDTGNTTGNLPTFTVNQDETTPPMAQLRDLFAD; encoded by the coding sequence ATGGCGGATAACATCATCCACTTTACCCCGAAAGCAGGGCTGGACGCTGAAGGCAATCTAGCCGGCTTCATTGATGTATGCCGTCATCAACTGACCGTATTTGGTACTGACATGGCATTTGATGACATGACATGGGACGTAACGGATGCCTGTGCCCGTAAAGGGCTTGGAGCGAAAAGAGAACGAATCACCTTCTGCACACAAGACAGTATTGGCAGTGCTACCCCAGAACCCTTGCCCATACCCTTTATGGATTTTGCCAAGGCCTATATCCGCTACATGCAGGGCCTGCGTCCAGTCGTTGGACTTGGTCCACGCGTAGCGGCGTTGCGAGCGCTAGCAGCTGCTCTGACAGAACATGGCGAGTCTTTATCCCCAGTAAAAGTGGATACGGGTATCCTGAACCGTGCAGCTCAGCTCATCCGAGCCCATTTCAGTGAAAGCGCCGCATATCGAAATGGTAGCCAGTTGGAACTTATCGCCAAATTCATGGCGGAGCATAATTTAATTAGCACCCCACTCCGATGGAGAAACCCGATTCCAAGACCTCAGGAAGGGGCGCGTATCGGTACAGAGTTCGACCTAAAGCGCGCAGAGAAAATGCCATCCCAGGCAGCATTGGATGCGTTGCCAAAAATCTTCTGCAATGCCCGCGAACCAGCCGACATCCTCATCAGCGCCGTTGCAGCCATACTCTGTGCCTCTCCTGATCGTATCAACGAAGTTCTACTACTACCGCTCGACTGCGAGGTGACGCAGCACCGTTCGGAAAGAAAAGAAGAAGCCTACGGACTCCGTTGGTGGCCGGCCAAAGGCGCTAATCCGATGGTGAAGTGGGTAGTACCATCCATGGCAGGGGTCGTGAAAGCTGCCTTGGATCGCATCCGCCGTTGTACCAATGTAGCTCGTCAGGTTGCGATTTGGTACGAAAACAATCCCGGGCATCTCTACCTTCCTGAAAAGTTGAGCCATCTGAGAGAGCAAGAGTTACTTTCAATGCATGAGGTCGCTAATATTCTGTGGGGGTACGACGAAACAAAAGGAAGTGCGATCACGTGGTGTAGAGCAAACGAAATACAACTAACACGACTAGGTAAAGCACTGTTCGCCCGTTTCTCAGCGGTGGAAGATGCAGTGATCAGGCAAATTCCGCGTGGGTTTCCCTATCTAAACTGGGCACAGGGCCTGAAATACAGTGAGGCACTGCTAGTTGTTCCGCTCAATTTTTTCCATAGTCGGAAAGCGACCTATATCCCGCTGATTGAGCCAGTGGTTATTCAGCATATTAATGACGCGTTGGGTACACGCATTGAACATGGCCTCGCATCAATTTTCGCCAACTTCGGGTTTACCGAGGATGATGGCAGCCCTATAAGGGTCACCACCCATCAGTTCCGCCACTATCTGAATACCCTTGCACAAGCCGGCGGCCTGAGCCAGCTGGATATTGCCAAGTGGTCCGGCCGCAAAGACATCCACCAGAACGAGGCCTACGACCACGTATCAGCCAATCAGATGGTCATGATTATCCGCAAAGCGGTCGGTGATGAGGAACTGGCCTATGGCCCCCTAGCCTCGCTGCCAAAGTATCTACCCATAGCGCGGGATGAGTTTGCCCGGCTGAAAATCCAGACAGCACACACAACTGACCTCGGCTACTGCATACACGATTACTCGATGATGCCATGCCAAGTTCACCGGGACTGTATCAACTGCGAAGAGCACGCATGTGTTAAAGGGGACGAGGGAAAATTGGCCTACCTCCGGCTACAACTGGACGAAGCCAGACAGTTACTGCTGAAGGCACAAGATGCAGCCAAGAATGGGTACGTCGGCGGCGATCGCTGGATGCAGCACCACCAGCTCACCGTCAACCGGCTCGAACAACTTCACGGCATCATGCGAAACCCTGCAGTACCCGTCGGAGCAATCATTCAGCTAGCAAACGTCCGCTCGCCATCGCTGCTGGAGCAGGACACAGGAAATACCACGGGGAACCTACCGACGTTCACTGTCAACCAGGATGAGACCACGCCGCCAATGGCGCAGCTTCGGGATTTATTTGCAGATTGA
- a CDS encoding site-specific integrase: MILSQLPSLTEDDYRPLPTTARTRNGVEFNPSSDHWNYRDGAHSVNLNFSVIAEISPMMRHSLKGVLLWYAENLSPAFLISGFAHFKRFFKELFAQNGLVLEEVRSTDLINYRASLGKNKEWFLGYVAGFLKQWEGLRLPGVSSDAITFLSSIRLSGNPKGVAVLTMDPKQGPFTSIELEALHCALNDAYTKRELSLGDYLLAWLLMMLGQRPIQYAYLKVCDVLTISQDDAQTYILRIPRAKQLGTLPRSSFKERALTPQIGALLLAYSETVKAQFKHHLDDPNQAPLFPENLSGREYPPRLEFHQTGQHIGQRVKAIFAKLQVQSERTGQPLHISPTRFRRTLGTRAAAEGHGELVIAELLDHTDTQNVWVYVEATPEMVARIDRAMAVQLAPLAQAFSGIIIDEDPRQGGHPASNIFAPQYTQEFTPVGDCGKNGFCGFAAPIACYTCRKFHAWLDGPHEAVLDYLLAERQRLMVGTDPRIAAINDRTILAVAQVVQQCKSIRTAREQHGG, translated from the coding sequence ATGATACTGAGCCAACTTCCTTCACTCACAGAAGATGATTACCGTCCTCTTCCGACTACGGCAAGAACTCGGAATGGCGTTGAATTTAATCCGTCATCAGACCACTGGAACTACCGGGATGGCGCACACTCGGTAAACCTGAATTTTTCTGTTATTGCAGAGATTTCTCCAATGATGCGCCACAGCTTAAAAGGAGTATTGTTGTGGTATGCGGAAAACCTCTCGCCGGCCTTTCTCATTAGCGGTTTCGCACATTTCAAGCGTTTCTTCAAAGAGCTATTCGCCCAAAATGGCCTAGTACTAGAAGAAGTCCGCAGCACAGACCTCATAAATTACCGTGCAAGTCTTGGCAAAAATAAAGAATGGTTCCTCGGCTATGTAGCCGGTTTTCTGAAACAATGGGAAGGGCTTCGTCTACCCGGAGTTTCTTCGGACGCCATTACATTTCTGAGCTCAATCCGACTCTCAGGGAACCCCAAAGGCGTTGCCGTCCTAACTATGGATCCGAAACAGGGCCCGTTCACCAGTATCGAGCTAGAAGCCCTCCACTGCGCCCTGAATGACGCCTATACAAAAAGGGAGTTATCGCTGGGGGACTACCTGCTTGCCTGGCTTTTGATGATGCTTGGTCAGCGCCCCATCCAATACGCCTACCTAAAAGTCTGCGACGTCCTAACCATCAGCCAAGACGATGCACAGACTTACATTCTTCGCATCCCGCGGGCAAAACAACTGGGCACCCTTCCGCGCAGCTCTTTCAAAGAGCGAGCACTGACTCCACAGATAGGAGCTCTACTGCTGGCCTACTCAGAAACAGTAAAGGCTCAGTTCAAACACCACTTGGACGACCCGAATCAAGCTCCGCTGTTTCCAGAAAATTTATCTGGACGGGAATATCCCCCAAGGCTGGAGTTTCATCAAACAGGCCAGCACATCGGCCAACGAGTAAAAGCGATCTTTGCAAAACTACAAGTACAGTCAGAACGTACAGGCCAACCCTTACACATCTCGCCAACTCGTTTCCGCCGTACCCTCGGCACGCGAGCCGCCGCAGAAGGCCACGGTGAGCTAGTCATTGCGGAACTGTTGGACCATACGGATACGCAGAATGTTTGGGTCTACGTCGAAGCCACGCCGGAAATGGTCGCACGTATCGACCGGGCGATGGCGGTACAACTGGCCCCTCTTGCACAAGCCTTCTCTGGAATCATTATCGACGAAGACCCACGGCAAGGCGGACACCCAGCCTCGAACATCTTCGCCCCGCAATATACCCAAGAATTCACACCTGTTGGCGACTGTGGCAAGAACGGTTTCTGCGGCTTTGCCGCCCCCATCGCCTGCTACACCTGCAGAAAATTTCACGCTTGGTTGGATGGACCACATGAAGCCGTCCTCGACTATCTCCTCGCAGAGCGTCAGCGCCTGATGGTTGGAACAGATCCGCGTATCGCAGCAATTAATGACCGCACCATCTTGGCAGTCGCTCAGGTCGTTCAACAATGTAAGAGCATCCGCACCGCAAGAGAACAGCATGGCGGATAA
- a CDS encoding tyrosine-type recombinase/integrase: MASQLIIRTITLANGERLPLPVERASGMPLYKPTLFILTEVRQRNLATATILRTLRELVVFFDFLSEHDIKLEERMKTGQILSLWEIDALARRCREWAGESDHIDTYQPSLQEANVLSLEKARMHRSKTIPKVVAPQTTANRIRTIHAYLEWLTSSYLSGHALTPELNAMLRVAAADVLGSLRQRIPKSKGRNILGQREGLPNEILERILAVIDPASSENPWRDRFVRSRNVLIIYLLRTLGLRRGELLNIKISDIDFRKNEISILRRPDDPTDPRIHQPRVKTRERILPLSESLVSSIEHHILHERARIPRAKKLAFLFITERTGQPMSLASLNKLFRVLRTRLPDLPEDITPHILRHDWNDEFSERMDAKKIPEAEELRYRSYLMGWSPTSNTAATYTRRHVRNKAMAVSLEMQAQKPKRRSE, translated from the coding sequence ATGGCATCTCAGCTTATCATCCGCACCATCACACTTGCCAATGGGGAGCGCCTTCCGCTGCCAGTCGAGCGTGCTTCCGGCATGCCCCTGTACAAGCCCACACTCTTCATCCTGACCGAAGTACGTCAGCGCAACCTCGCGACTGCCACCATCTTGCGCACCCTGCGCGAACTCGTAGTTTTCTTTGACTTCCTTTCCGAGCATGACATCAAGTTGGAAGAACGAATGAAAACCGGGCAGATTCTTTCCCTCTGGGAAATCGATGCTCTCGCACGGCGCTGCCGAGAGTGGGCTGGTGAATCAGATCATATCGACACTTACCAACCTTCGCTCCAGGAAGCTAATGTTTTGTCTCTGGAAAAGGCTCGGATGCACCGGTCGAAGACGATCCCAAAAGTTGTTGCACCTCAGACTACCGCGAACAGGATTCGCACCATTCACGCTTATCTAGAATGGCTAACCAGCAGCTATCTCTCTGGACATGCGCTAACGCCAGAACTCAACGCCATGTTACGAGTTGCAGCGGCAGATGTGCTTGGCTCTCTGCGACAGCGTATCCCTAAGTCAAAAGGTCGAAACATTCTGGGACAGCGAGAGGGGCTTCCAAACGAGATACTTGAACGCATTCTCGCAGTGATAGATCCAGCATCGTCCGAAAACCCCTGGCGAGACCGTTTCGTGCGCTCCCGTAATGTGCTCATTATTTACCTGTTACGCACGCTGGGGCTTCGCCGCGGAGAGCTTCTGAATATCAAGATCTCGGATATTGATTTCCGAAAAAACGAGATCAGTATCCTGCGCCGGCCTGACGACCCGACCGATCCTCGCATTCATCAGCCTCGAGTCAAAACGCGCGAGCGCATCCTGCCTTTATCAGAATCACTAGTCTCCTCGATTGAACACCACATCCTGCATGAACGCGCCCGGATTCCCAGGGCAAAGAAGCTGGCATTCCTATTTATCACCGAGCGAACTGGACAACCAATGTCTCTGGCGTCACTGAACAAGCTGTTCCGTGTTCTGCGAACTAGGCTACCGGACCTACCTGAAGATATCACCCCGCACATACTGCGGCATGATTGGAATGACGAGTTCTCGGAACGGATGGACGCCAAGAAAATTCCTGAGGCAGAAGAGCTACGCTACCGCTCTTACCTGATGGGTTGGTCCCCGACTTCCAACACTGCAGCTACCTACACGCGTCGCCACGTGAGGAATAAGGCAATGGCGGTGTCACTCGAAATGCAGGCCCAAAAGCCAAAAAGGAGATCGGAATGA
- a CDS encoding single-stranded DNA-binding protein, giving the protein MNSITFDGRLAADAELRYTPSGEAVLSFRVASDIGFGERKTTNWFTCQVWGKRGESLKNYLGKGQQVTVYGQLTLREWQDKEGQKRLSPDVRVNEISLQGGKRDGGMGGADEDYSYGGGAQRYDAPAAAPAAAPAAPRRMEPKPAPKMDDMDDDIPF; this is encoded by the coding sequence ATGAACAGCATTACTTTTGATGGCCGCCTGGCCGCCGACGCCGAACTGCGTTACACCCCGAGCGGCGAAGCCGTGCTCAGCTTCCGTGTGGCCAGCGACATCGGCTTTGGCGAGCGCAAGACCACCAACTGGTTTACCTGCCAGGTGTGGGGCAAGCGCGGCGAATCGCTGAAAAACTACCTCGGCAAGGGCCAGCAAGTCACCGTCTACGGCCAGCTGACGCTGCGCGAATGGCAGGACAAGGAAGGCCAGAAACGCCTGTCGCCGGACGTGCGCGTCAATGAAATCAGCCTGCAAGGCGGCAAGCGCGACGGCGGCATGGGCGGCGCGGACGAAGACTACAGCTACGGCGGTGGCGCCCAGCGCTACGACGCCCCGGCCGCGGCACCCGCCGCCGCCCCGGCGGCACCACGCCGCATGGAGCCGAAACCGGCCCCGAAAATGGACGACATGGACGACGACATCCCGTTCTAG